A single region of the Triticum dicoccoides isolate Atlit2015 ecotype Zavitan chromosome 2B, WEW_v2.0, whole genome shotgun sequence genome encodes:
- the LOC119365860 gene encoding receptor-like serine/threonine-protein kinase SD1-8 codes for MSLNLRRVMLVAVLCLSTGTCVGSGVSSPDTLNHGRRNITDGQTLVSAGGSFTLGFFSPGAPSRRYLGIWFSASMREAVVWVANRDNPLNDTADVLVIDGAGILHLLDGSSRAAWSSNTTDGDTPSAAVAQLLESGNLVVRDESSGAVLWQSFDHPSNTLIAGMRFGRNPQTGVEWSLTSWRSPDDPATGDCRRAMDTRGLPDCVSWRGGAKKYRTGPWNGLWFSGVPEMASYSDMLTNQMVVRPDEVAYVFNGTAAAPFSRLVLSEAGVIQRLVWDADRRVWPVWDVCDDYAKCGAFGLCNVNTASTLFCGCLVGLVPVSPAQWSMREASAGCQRKAPLECRDGGATTDGFAVVSGVKLPDTDNATVDASATLEECRARCLANCSCVAFAAADIRGGGGGSGCVIWFGDIVDVRYVDKGQELYVRLAKSELAANKKRGSMLKILLPVMACLLVLMCIFLVWICKFRGMRRKKDIQAKTILGDENIELPFVSFRDIVTATNDFSKENMLGQGVFGKVYKGMLEDDTEVAIKRLSKSSGQGVEEFRNEVVLIAKLQHRNLVRLLGYCIHGDERLLIYEYLPNKSLDIFIFDDASKYVLDWPTRSQIIKGVARGLLYLHQDSRLTIIHRDLKSSNILLDVDMSPKISDFGMARIFGRNQQEANTNRVVGTYGYMSPEYAMDGAFAFSVKSDTYSFGVLLLEIISGLKISLPHLSDFPNLLAYGWNLWNDGKPMDMVDSSIVDNCSPTEVLRCIHIGLLCVQDNPNNRPLMSKVVFMLENEATPLSTPRQPVYFAQRNSEAKEIGENTTSSMNSMSLTVLEGR; via the exons ATGTCCCTCAACCTTCGTCGTGTCATGCTCGTCGCCGTGCTCTGCCTTTCAACCGGAACCTGCGTGGGCTCGGGCGTTTCATCTCCGGACACTCTGAACCATGGCCGCCGCAACATCACCGACGGCCAGACGCTCGTCTCGGCCGGTGGCTCCTTCACACTGGGGTTCTTCTCCCCGGGCGCGCCGAGCCGGAGGTACCTCGGGATATGGTTCTCCGCGTCCATGCGCGAAGCCGTGGTCTGGGTGGCCAACCGCGACAACCCGCTCAACGACACCGCCGACGTGCTGGTGATCGACGGCGCGGGCATCCTTCACCTTCTCGATGGATCCAGTCGGGCCGCGTGGTCCTCGAACACGACCGACGGCGACACTCCTTCCGCGGCGGTGGCCCAGCTGCTTGAGTCCGGCAACCTGGTGGTGCGCGACGAGAGCAGCGGCGCCGTCCTCTGGCAGTCGTTCGACCACCCGTCCAACACCCTGATCGCGGGCATGAGGTTCGGCAGGAACCCGCAGACCGGCGTCGAGTGGTCCCTCACGTCGTGGCGATCCCCCGACGACCCGGCGACGGGCGATTGCCGTCGCGCCATGGACACCCGGGGGCTCCCGGACTGCGTGTCGTGGCGCGGCGGCGCCAAGAAGTACCGCACGGGGCCGTGGAACGGGCTGTGGTTCAGCGGCGTCCCGGAGATGGCGTCCTACTCCGACATGCTCACCAACCAGATGGTGGTCCGGCCCGACGAGGTGGCCTACGTGTTCAACGGCACGGCGGCCGCGCCCTTCTCGCGGCTCGTGCTGAGCGAGGCCGGCGTGATCCAGCGGCTGGTGTGGGACGCCGATCGCCGGGTGTGGCCCGTGTGGGACGTGTGCGACGACTACGCCAAGTGCGGGGCCTTCGGGCTGTGCAACGTGAACACGGCGTCCACGCTCTTCTGCGGCTGCTTGGTGGGGCTCGTCCCCGTGTCCCCCGCGCAGTGGTCCATGAGGGAGGCGTCGGCCGGTTGCCAGAGGAAGGCGCCGCTGGAGTGCCGCGACGGGGGCGCCACCACGGACGGGTTTGCGGTGGTGTCCGGCGTGAAGCTCCCCGACACGGACAACGCGACGGTGGACGCCAGCGCGACGCTGGAGGAGTGCAGGGCGAGGTGCCTGGCCAACTGCTCGTGCGTTgccttcgccgccgcggacatcagaggaggtggtggaggcagcgGCTGCGTCATCTGGTTCGGTGACATCGTCGATGTCCGGTATGTCGACAAAGGGCAGGAGCTCTACGTGAGGCTGGCAAAGTCTGAACTAGCAG CTAATAAAAAGAGGGGGAGTATGCTAAAGATTTTACTGCCTGTTATGGCATGTCTGCTTGTACTGATGTGCATATTCCTTGTTTGGATATGCAAGTTCAGAG GCATGCGCCGTAAAAAGGATATCCAGGCAAAGACTATTCTGGGTGATGAAAATATAGAACTTCCATTTGTTAGCTTCAGAGACATTGTTACCGCAACAAACGATTTCTCTAAGGAGAACATGCTCGGACAAGGAGTCTTTGGGAAGGTTTACAAG GGAATGCTAGAAGATGATACAGAAGTTGCTATCAAAAGGCTCAGTAAGAGCTCAGGACAAGGAGTAGAAGAATTCAGAAATGAAGTTGTTCTAATTGCCAAGTTGCAGCACAGAAACCTTGTTAGACTTCTTGGTTATTGCATTCATGGAGATGAAAGGCTTCTGATTTACGAATACTTACCAAACAAAAGCTTGGATATCTTCATTTTTG ATGATGCAAGTAAGTATGTTCTTGACTGGCCAACAAGGTCTCAAATAATCAAAGGAGTAGCCAGAGGACTTCTTTATCTCCACCAAGATTCAAGGTTGACTATAATTCATAGAGATCTCAAATCAAGCAACATCTTGTTAGATGTGGATATGAGCCCAAAGATATCTGATTTTGGTATGGCAAGAATCTTTGGTCGCAACCAACAAGAAGCAAACACTAACCGAGTTGTTGGGACTTA CGGTTACATGTCTCCTGAATATGCAATGGACGGCGCCTTCGCCTTCTCTGTCAAGTCCGATACCTATAGCTTTGGTGTCCTACTCTTGGAGATCATAAGTGGTTTGAAGATTAGCTTACCCCACCTCTCAGACTTTCCAAACCTATTAGCTTAT GGATGGAACTTATGGAATGATGGAAAGCCAATGGATATGGTGGACTCTTCCATTGTTGATAATTGTTCACCAACTGAAGTTCTACGGTGTATTCATATAGGACTCTTATGTGTGCAAGACAATCCAAACAATAGGCCACTCATGTCAAAGGTTGTGTTCATGTTGGAGAACGAAGCCACGCCACTCTCAACTCCAAGACAACCTGTGTATTTTGCACAAAGGAACTCTGAAGCAAAAGAAATAGGAGAAAATACCACCAGCTCTATGAATAGCATGAGCCTCACAGTGTTGGAAGGGCGGTAG